The Fusobacterium russii ATCC 25533 sequence AATCTGTTTAGCTATATTTCTTTTATCTTCCATTTTTACTACTCCCTTCTTGGAAAAAATTTGTGTTAATTATAGCACTTATATTTTTTTTGTCAAATAAAGAAAGATGAATGAAAAATTAAAAGTAGATTATTTTAGTTCTCTTTGATATAATATAAAAAAATAAAATATGGAGGATTTATATGAAAATAAAATGCTTTCCATTGGGAGCAATGTACACGAATTGTTATTTAGCTTATGATGAAAATACAAAAGAAGCTTATTTCTTTGATTGTGGTGGTAAAAATATAGGAAAATTAAATCAATTTATAGAAGAAAATAATTTAAATTTAAAATATATAGTTTTGACTCACGGGCATGGAGATCATATAGAAGGTTTAAATTTACTGGCCGAAACTTACCCAGAGGCAAAAGTTTATATAGGAAAAGAAGAGAAGGAATTTTTATATAATTCAAATTTAAGTCTTACGAGAAATATTTCAGGAACAGATTTTGTCTACAATGGAGAATTAAATGTTTTGTCGGAAGGTGATATGGTAGGAAAGTTCAAAACTATAGATACACCGGGGCATACTGTGGGGTCAAAATGCTTTTACTATGAGGCAGAGAATATTTTAATTTCTGGCGATACAATGTTCAGAAGAAGTTATGGTAGGTATGATTTACCAACTGGTGATATAGATTCTTTGTTCCACAGTCTATATAAACTTAGTAAATTGCCAGAAAATACAGTTGTTTATAGTGGACATAGTGAACCGACTACAATTGGTGAAGAGAAAGTATTTTTAAGAAATATAGGTGTTATATAAATTAATAATGGAGGAAAATAATGGAAAATCAAGAAAAAATTTATGATGTAATAATAGTTGGTGCAGGTCCTGCAGGTCTTACAGCAGGAATATATGCAAGTAGAGGTAATTTATCAACACTTATTTTAGAAAAAGATGGAATAGGTAGCATGATAATGACACATCAAGTAGATAATTACCCAGGTTTTAAGGCTGGAACTACTGGTAAAGAAATATATGAGTCAATGAAAACTCAAGCCATAAATTTTGGCTGTGAGTTTAAATCAGCAACTGTTTTAGGTTTTGATCCCTATGATGAAGTTAAAATTGTTAAAACGGACAGTGGAAATTTTAAAACTAAGTATATAATTATAG is a genomic window containing:
- a CDS encoding MBL fold metallo-hydrolase encodes the protein MKIKCFPLGAMYTNCYLAYDENTKEAYFFDCGGKNIGKLNQFIEENNLNLKYIVLTHGHGDHIEGLNLLAETYPEAKVYIGKEEKEFLYNSNLSLTRNISGTDFVYNGELNVLSEGDMVGKFKTIDTPGHTVGSKCFYYEAENILISGDTMFRRSYGRYDLPTGDIDSLFHSLYKLSKLPENTVVYSGHSEPTTIGEEKVFLRNIGVI